The sequence CGACCGCTGGCAGGGCGACGTGACCGGGACGGACAACCCCGTCACGGTGACCATGTCCGCCACCCGCAGCGTGACCGCCGTCTTCGTCCGCCAGTATCGCCTGAGCGTGGCCGCGACCGGCCAGGGAACCACCAGCCCGGCCGTTGGCGATCATTTCTACGACGTCGGCCAGACCGTGACCGTCTCAGCCACGCCCGCCAACGGCTGGCGATTCCTCGATTGGACCGGCGACCTGTCCTCGTCCAACCAGAGCGCCGATCTGGTCATGGACGACGACAAGGCCATCACCGCCTCCTTCGGCGGCGCGGGCGTCCAGGTCATGATCGAAACCTCCAAAGGCAATATTCTCGTCGAACTGGACGATGAGCTGGCGCCGGTCACCGTCGAAAACTTCCTCAGTTACGTCGATGAGGGGTTCTACGACGGGACCGACGGCAAAGAGGCCACCATCTTCCACCGCGTGATTCCCGATTTCATGGTTCAGTGCGGCGGCTTCACCGAAGAGCTGGAAGAGAAGGAGACGCACGACCCGATCGTCCTCGAGTCGGACAACGGCTTGAGGAACGTGCGGGGCACGATCGCGATGGCCCGCACCACCGAACCCGACAGCGCCACCTCGCAGTTTTTCATCAACGTGGTGGACAACGATTTCCTCAACTACGCGAGCGAAGCGAAGCCCGGCTACGCCGTTTTCGGCCGCGTGCTGGAGGGCATGGACGTCGCCGACGAGATCGTCGCCGTCGAGACCGCCTCCGTCGGTCCGCACGACGACGTGCCGGTGGAGGCCATCTTCATTACCTCCGTGTATCGCGTTGAGGAATGATGTCTGTGAGACATGGGGACGGTGGCGCCGGCTGAGGGCGGTTTGACCGACCATCGTAAAAGGGCGCCATCGCTCCGCAGCCATCCATTCGAGGAACAGCGTCATGACCGATCAGGTGCAGTTCGACGCCGCACGGCTCTTCGACCTGTCCGGCCGGGTCGCCATCGTCACCGGCGCCGCCCGCGGCAACGGACGGGCCATTGCCGAAGGCTTGGCTGCGGTCGGCGCGCCGTGGTGCTTGCCGATGTCCTGGCGGACGAACTGCAAAGCGTTGAGCAGGCCGTCGCCGAGCGCGGCGGCCGAGCCCTGGCTGTGCCCACCGACCTGCGCAACAATGACGATCTTATCTCGCTGGTCGAAAAGGCGGCAGGGGAGTTCGGGCGGATCGATGTTCTCGTCAACTGCGCCGGGGTCAGCGTTGGCGGGCCGTCGCACGAGTATGCCGAAACCGACTGGCGGTTCACCTTCGACGTCAACGTCGACGCCGCCTTCAAACTCGCCAAGCTCGTCGCCGTCCACATGATCCCGCAGCGGTCCGGCTCGATCATCAATATCACCAGCA is a genomic window of Phycisphaerae bacterium containing:
- a CDS encoding peptidyl-prolyl cis-trans isomerase, which produces MDDDKAITASFGGAGVQVMIETSKGNILVELDDELAPVTVENFLSYVDEGFYDGTDGKEATIFHRVIPDFMVQCGGFTEELEEKETHDPIVLESDNGLRNVRGTIAMARTTEPDSATSQFFINVVDNDFLNYASEAKPGYAVFGRVLEGMDVADEIVAVETASVGPHDDVPVEAIFITSVYRVEE